Proteins encoded within one genomic window of Kibdelosporangium phytohabitans:
- the smc gene encoding chromosome segregation protein SMC, with amino-acid sequence MHLKSLTLKGFKSFASATTLRFEPGITCVVGPNGSGKSNVLDALSWVMGEQGAKSLRGGKMEDVIFAGAGARQALGRAEVTLTIDNTDGALPIDYTEVSITRRIFRDGASEYEINGSSCRLMDVQELLSDSGIGREMHVIVGQGQLGAILESKPEGRRAFIEEAAGVLKHRKRKEKALRKLEAMQANLTRLTDLTAELRRQLKPLGKQAEIARRAQVVQMDLRDARLRLIADDLVSARHELAKEEADEATARAKRGETERALQFAQAEQNEIEASLAEDAPALNAAQDAWYRLSALAERLRGTVRLAAERARHLSDEGERQNQGKDPEMLEAEAEEAAELEVELAEGVEVAREALSEALARRSELESTVAQAEKAHIAAVRAIADRREGLARLGGQVEALRSKNSATAEEIERLSATLAEAEERAEVAAVELAETELETGVEDSDDESLQSRHDQAVAASEQAKARVNELVAAERAAEREIASQRARVDALSLGLSRKDGAGALLAAGHRLPGLLGSVAALLTVQPGAEVALAAALGPIADAVAVASGDDALAALSLLRDNDAGRAGIMIGGGPSNLDRSAWPHLPGGAQWAVDLVRCPEALRPAMERALDRVVVVPDLGTARQIVGAYPSSRAVTTDGDLLGADWAVGGSGRSESVIEVQAAVDEANNKLVTVEHTLAETVGALAGARAEQDARRDEVNAAKEALSEAKVRRARSGERISRMRQAARTVQAEVERIRNQRAKVEQTREEQLTKLAELEERLLGAQEQPLDDEPDSRVRDEAVSQLNTARQQEMDSRLALRTAEERARAVAGKAEGLRRAARQEREARERHERARQARARGKRVADAVVEGGELAIERIEMSLQRAATARDEVASRRTQREAALLDIRGRVRELSTELEKLTDAVHRDEVLRAEQRLRIEQLETKIADDFGMGLDDLVLEYGPDRPIPPPANEIAEYEAAKERGEDVIRPPSMPYDRDFQQRRAKKAERDLALLGKVNPLALEEFAALEERYKFLSTQLEDLKATRRDLLTVVKEVDDKILEVFASAYEDVAREFEIVFNTLFPGGEGRMLLTDPDDMLTTGVDVEARPPGKKIKRLSLLSGGEKSLVAVAMLVAIFRARPSPFYVMDEVEAALDDTNMRRLIGLMQELKATSQLIIITHQKPTMEIADALYGVSMRGDGVTQVISQRLNNSKG; translated from the coding sequence GTGCACCTCAAGAGCCTGACGCTGAAGGGCTTCAAGTCCTTCGCCTCAGCGACGACGCTGCGTTTCGAACCGGGGATCACCTGTGTGGTCGGGCCCAACGGGTCCGGCAAGTCGAACGTGCTCGACGCGCTGAGCTGGGTGATGGGTGAGCAGGGCGCGAAATCGCTGCGCGGCGGCAAGATGGAGGACGTCATCTTCGCCGGGGCGGGCGCCAGGCAGGCGCTCGGCCGCGCCGAGGTGACGCTGACGATCGACAACACCGACGGCGCGCTGCCGATCGACTACACCGAGGTCTCGATCACCCGCCGGATCTTCCGCGACGGCGCCAGCGAGTACGAGATCAACGGCTCGTCGTGCCGCCTGATGGACGTGCAGGAACTGCTGTCGGACTCCGGTATCGGCCGGGAGATGCACGTCATCGTCGGTCAGGGCCAGCTCGGCGCGATCCTCGAGTCGAAGCCGGAAGGCCGCCGCGCGTTCATCGAAGAGGCCGCCGGTGTGCTCAAGCACCGCAAGCGCAAGGAAAAGGCGCTGCGCAAGCTCGAGGCGATGCAGGCCAACCTGACCCGGTTGACGGACCTGACCGCCGAGTTGCGCCGCCAGCTCAAGCCGTTGGGCAAGCAGGCCGAGATCGCCAGGCGCGCGCAGGTCGTGCAGATGGACCTGCGGGACGCACGGCTGCGCCTGATCGCTGACGACCTGGTGTCCGCCCGGCACGAGCTCGCCAAGGAAGAAGCGGACGAAGCCACCGCGCGCGCCAAGCGCGGCGAGACCGAGCGCGCGCTGCAGTTCGCGCAGGCCGAGCAGAACGAGATCGAAGCGAGCCTGGCCGAGGACGCGCCTGCGCTCAACGCGGCGCAGGACGCCTGGTACCGCCTGTCGGCGCTGGCCGAGCGGCTGCGCGGCACGGTCCGCCTCGCCGCCGAACGCGCCCGGCACCTGTCCGACGAGGGCGAGCGGCAGAACCAGGGCAAAGACCCCGAAATGCTCGAAGCGGAAGCCGAAGAGGCCGCCGAGCTGGAGGTCGAACTCGCCGAAGGCGTCGAAGTAGCGCGGGAGGCGCTGTCGGAGGCGCTGGCCCGGCGTTCCGAGCTGGAAAGCACCGTCGCGCAGGCCGAGAAGGCGCACATCGCCGCTGTCCGCGCGATCGCCGACCGCCGCGAGGGCCTCGCCCGGCTCGGCGGTCAGGTCGAAGCGTTGCGCAGCAAGAACAGTGCGACCGCCGAGGAGATCGAGCGGCTGTCGGCCACCTTGGCCGAGGCCGAGGAGCGGGCCGAGGTCGCCGCGGTCGAACTGGCCGAGACGGAGCTGGAAACCGGCGTCGAGGACTCCGACGACGAGTCGTTGCAGAGCCGCCATGACCAAGCCGTCGCCGCCTCGGAGCAGGCCAAGGCCCGTGTCAACGAGCTGGTGGCGGCCGAGCGGGCCGCCGAGCGGGAGATCGCGTCGCAGCGGGCCAGGGTGGATGCCCTTTCCCTTGGCCTGAGCCGCAAGGACGGCGCCGGCGCGTTGCTCGCCGCCGGGCACCGGCTGCCCGGACTGCTCGGGTCCGTCGCCGCGTTGCTGACCGTGCAGCCCGGCGCGGAGGTCGCGTTGGCCGCCGCGCTCGGCCCGATCGCCGACGCGGTCGCGGTCGCCAGCGGCGACGACGCTTTGGCGGCGCTGTCCCTGTTGCGGGACAACGACGCCGGGCGTGCCGGGATCATGATCGGCGGCGGTCCGTCCAATCTGGACCGTTCGGCGTGGCCGCACCTGCCGGGCGGTGCCCAGTGGGCCGTCGACCTGGTGCGGTGCCCGGAAGCCCTGCGCCCGGCGATGGAACGGGCGCTGGACCGCGTTGTCGTCGTCCCGGACTTGGGCACAGCGCGCCAGATCGTCGGCGCGTACCCGTCTTCGCGTGCTGTCACAACGGACGGCGACCTGCTCGGCGCGGACTGGGCCGTCGGTGGTTCCGGTCGCAGCGAGAGCGTGATCGAGGTCCAGGCGGCCGTCGACGAGGCGAACAACAAGCTCGTGACGGTCGAGCACACCCTCGCGGAAACCGTTGGTGCGCTCGCCGGTGCCCGTGCCGAACAGGACGCGCGCCGCGACGAGGTCAACGCGGCCAAGGAAGCGCTGAGCGAAGCCAAGGTCCGCAGGGCGCGCTCCGGCGAACGGATCTCGCGGATGCGTCAGGCCGCCAGGACCGTGCAGGCCGAGGTCGAGCGGATCCGCAACCAGCGCGCCAAGGTCGAGCAGACCAGGGAAGAGCAGCTCACGAAGCTGGCTGAGCTGGAGGAACGCCTGCTCGGCGCCCAGGAACAACCCCTCGACGACGAGCCTGACTCACGAGTGCGCGACGAGGCCGTGTCGCAGTTGAACACCGCGCGCCAGCAGGAAATGGACTCGCGGCTGGCTCTGCGCACGGCAGAGGAGCGTGCGCGTGCCGTGGCGGGCAAGGCCGAGGGTCTTCGCCGTGCCGCGCGTCAGGAACGCGAGGCCCGCGAACGGCATGAGCGTGCCCGCCAGGCCCGTGCGCGCGGCAAACGCGTGGCGGACGCCGTGGTCGAGGGCGGTGAGCTCGCGATCGAGCGCATCGAGATGTCCTTGCAGCGCGCCGCCACTGCTCGTGACGAGGTCGCGTCCCGTCGCACGCAGCGTGAGGCGGCGTTGCTCGACATCCGCGGCCGGGTGCGTGAACTGTCCACGGAACTGGAGAAACTGACTGACGCCGTGCACCGCGACGAGGTGCTGCGCGCCGAGCAGCGGCTGCGGATCGAGCAGCTGGAAACCAAGATCGCCGACGACTTCGGCATGGGCCTGGACGACCTGGTGCTCGAGTACGGTCCGGACCGCCCGATTCCCCCGCCTGCCAACGAGATCGCGGAGTACGAGGCAGCGAAGGAACGCGGCGAGGACGTGATCCGACCGCCGTCGATGCCCTACGACCGCGACTTCCAGCAGCGGCGGGCCAAGAAGGCCGAACGGGACCTCGCCCTGCTCGGCAAGGTGAACCCGTTGGCGCTGGAGGAGTTCGCGGCGCTGGAGGAGCGCTACAAGTTCCTCTCCACGCAGCTGGAAGACCTCAAGGCGACCCGCCGCGACCTCCTCACGGTCGTGAAGGAGGTCGACGACAAGATCCTCGAGGTCTTCGCGTCGGCCTACGAGGACGTGGCGCGTGAGTTCGAGATCGTGTTCAACACGCTGTTCCCCGGTGGGGAAGGGCGGATGCTGCTGACCGACCCGGACGACATGCTGACCACCGGCGTTGACGTGGAAGCCCGGCCGCCCGGCAAGAAGATCAAGCGGCTGTCGCTGCTGTCCGGCGGTGAGAAGTCGCTGGTGGCGGTGGCGATGCTGGTGGCGATCTTCCGTGCCCGGCCGTCGCCCTTCTACGTGATGGACGAGGTCGAGGCAGCGTTGGACGACACCAACATGCGCCGCCTGATCGGTCTGATGCAGGAGCTGAAAGCCACCTCGCAGCTGATCATCATCACGCACCAGAAGCCGACGATGGAGATCGCCGACGCCCTCTACGGCGTGAGCATGCGCGGTGACGGCGTCACCCAGGTGATCTCACAGCGCCTCAACAACAGCAAGGGTTAG